GAAAAGACCCATGAGATGTGATGTTGTCTCTCCGCTCTCGTTCATGAGCTGTTGGCCATCGGATCGAACGGCGATGAGGAAGGAGTAAATGCTCATGGACCTGAGATTTCGTTAGCAAGCGTGAGCTATAGGGTTTCGACGGCGAGCCTACGCATCCTGCTCTCAGTTAGTGGGCGTTAAAATGATTTGGTGATTGGGCTGGACTTACAATGGCAACTTTGCGACCAAAGTGCGCCTTGATCTCTCCCTCCTTGATCGCATCGGGAGCCTCCTCCTTGATGATCTGGAAGAGATGCTTGATACCCATTTCGCCGAACTTCCGATGGACACTTTGATTAATATGACGAGGAGATTTGTTTGATCAGTTGTAGGATTGAGGAGCGTTCCGAGCGACAGCACAGAGGTAGTGACTTGTCCGTTGCGTAGAGGTTGAAGAAAGAATGCAGCAAAGGCAGCAGTAGAGAATTGGTGGGGGATGACGACCGGGGGGCTGGCGGGAAAGGAAGGGTCGAGCATGGCGTTGACGCGCCTGCACTTTCTTCGCTGAGGTCATGACGCGCCTTCCTTCGCGCAGCCCCGCCACGCGTTTAATTGATTGACAGTGTTGCCAGCTGGTCTCGACTGGCGGTCTTGAAGGTATTCCCGTCATTTCCACCTCCTCCAACATCCCGGTCCGGCGGTCCCTGAGTCGGATAGCACAGTCTATCAACCTCGTCTCAAAGCTCCGTCCTGCTTTGCAAAGGTTGAATTCCACGGGCTTGTTCCACTGTCCTCGGAACTTGTTCTTCTGATCCTACGTTTCCTGTAAGTCAGATCAAGGCAGGGTCACATAATGAGCATGCTTGACTGATCTGCTCCAGGAGTTGATTGCCTCTCATAAATCGGATCTCGAAAAAGGTGTCGTTGCTTATTCGCTAATTTCTGTTCAGTCAGAAATAGCTATACAATTATCCGCAAGCGTACAATTCAGTCTCAAATCCCGAACAAGAATCAATGCAGACATATCAATGACAGCCCGGCAAAGCCAAACAATGGGACGTATTGCAACAAACCCGGCAGTGACACCAAATGGAACACCTTGACCTCTCAGCCATTTGAATCGGCTGACAAGAGCCTCTCACAACAACCCTAGAGTCGGACAAACAGGCCTCAGCCGCACACGATGAAATTGTCAGCAGAGGCTGCGCTGGCAATGCATGTCAGCCATTAGGAAGCCTGATCCAAGTTGGGGGCCAGAAGCGAATTCACCCCCGCTACACCTGCAGCCCGCTAGCGTCACGTCCAATCGCTCAGCCCTAACAGCAACATCTCCTCACATGAGGTTGCCGCCTAGGGATCACGGCCTGTGGTCATCATCATGGCCTCATCTTAAGTGTTGCAGCCTGATGTGGGCGGTGTGATACTTTCTGCCATGCGTCTATGTAGCAATCGACAGTTCTCAACGAAATCAGCGCGTCAACCTCACCCGTAACCAGCTGCCGGGGACACTGAGGAGGCGAGGAAATATCGCGATCGTGCCACCCGTGGCTCGTCACCCACTGTGCCTTCGCCATGATCATCCCTAACCTCGACGTTGTTTACCCAATCCACATGAATCATGTGCCGCCAGGATGGAGACCTCTCGTGAAGTGAGAATTCGTAGAACCCTCTAAAGAGTCTCAATCAAGCTTACACACTGCAGTCTCATATGTGTCCATGACTTGGGCGGGTCCCCCAAGTCAAGCTGGCACCATGATGAATCTGGCAAAACCTGG
The Colletotrichum lupini chromosome 6, complete sequence DNA segment above includes these coding regions:
- a CDS encoding XPG domain-containing protein, yielding MAKAQWVTSHGWHDRDISSPPQCPRQLVTGEVDALISLRTVDCYIDAWQKAVIPRRQPHPLLTISSRFKWLRGQGVPFGVTAGFVAIRPIVWLCRAVIDMSALILVRDLRLNSNKQRHLFRDPIYERQSTPGADQSSMLIMIRRTSSEDSGTSPLCYPTQGPPDRDVGGGGNDGNTFKTASRDQLATLKCRRVNAMLDPSFPASPPVVIPHQFSTAAFAAFFLQPLRNGQVTTSFGEMGIKHLFQIIKEEAPDAIKEGEIKAHFGRKVAIDA